aaatgattaacgtGAGAATGTCATCACAGAATAATATATTAACAATAGGATAAAGGTAAGTTGAGCAAATGtatttcagaactgtgaatcaTGCAGGAAGCTCTTTGCATTAGTCAGTACCCAAGAGGCTCTCCGTTCCAGGATAAGGGATAAGGATGGTgatccttggaaaaaaaaaatgactgaatgtAGACaagtgttacgtgtgaatttagacaaaaatccccaaactcaaaccagcaaaatatgacaaagcagttgtattgcgttgaagacaatcacacacacaacaacacaacacgaaaataataaaacaatctacacagaatagaagttcaaagagcGAGTAGTTGAGTCAGGCTATGAATATTCACTAGAGTTGACTAACCAGGCCAATCTTCTTTCCAGCGAATACTCCATGTCAacaaatgtccagaaatgtccaagaaTGAAAAGCAGAATGCAGTGTGGCGTGTACTTGTCTACTTGTCCAAAGAGTGGTGGTAAGAAGCTCTCTTGGCGGTCCTTCTCAGTCTTCTGATATAGGCACacctcggaacattccagaattccacatcacaaaagaaccgCATCATAGTAACATTAaattatgaaaggaaaataacagataaaaatacacagacacacacataacaacagtaaaatactgtacagtggtaAGAGACACTCTGACACTTCTTACCGATCTGCGGAATCAGTGGTTCTTAAACTCGCCTCTGCGAGGTTTAATTTGAGAAGCtgtaaagtaattaaaaaacaaaaacagattatGAGCAGGTCACAGCCCAATACTGCACCATGGATAATTTTCGTACTGGCCTGCTTGTGTACTGTGCCTcattcttttttgcttttttgtttttcccatgcCCAAGTAAACccacaaccaaaacaacaaaaataaatggaaagcaTAGTGTGACCTTAAAAAGAAAGCtattcaagaagaaaaaaacaagtattccTTACAACAGTGATCCGTTTGTTCAAAGGCTGTTCTACAGACCTTGGGTTGTCACAAACCCGAAACGTTCATTGTTTCTGCTACTAGTCTTGGGTCAAGTAAGTGCAGAGCTGGCCCAAGGCACAAGTGAACTCAGCAGCTGCTTAGCGCCCTACGGCCACGAGGGGCCAGTAAAGCTCAATTAACGCTAGAGCTTTGTGtagtattgttttattttattcatttttttcttgtggtgGTGGTAGTGGCGTCGTCGCATTAAGGAAGAACAGAGTAACTAAAAGTTATGTTTGGAACTagataggctttttttttttttcaaacctaaAGGTTTTCCACTTTCACACGGCTTTAAGAGAAAGCTTACTCGCTCATCAATGTATTCCTcgtgtaatattttgttttgtagatTTTAGGTTAACAGGCAATATTGAAGTGATCGTCGTCACGTGCTCGAAGAGGGCGCTAGGTGACGATGCCGAATCTGTCACATCCATTGCTGTCTGCAGGGGAGCCCTCCCTCTGCCACTCGCCGTCGAGGTTTCTCATTGTCTCCCCTAGTGGGCtatttgtacagaaaaaaatatatatatatagaaaaaaACTACCCTTACGATAAATGGCACCATTCATGAGCATATTTAATATTTGGGTTGCTCCTGGATTCCCCCTgctcccaaaacaaaaatgcatccGTATAGGTTTGCTATGAGGTTGAATGATTAAACCTTTATTTCCAAACACTGGAGAAGAGAGTAAtcaaaaacaatgacaatagTACAAACTGCTTTTTTGTATTTGGGTTTTCAATCTCTTTTTCATTGGCAGTGTGATGACGTCCTTCCAAGTCCTGTTAAAGTTGCCCAAAAGCCAAGTGACAAAGTGACAAGTGTTACAGTATCGGTGTGCGTTGGCACGTCCCCAGAAAGTTGAATGCAGACTTGTGTGACACGTCCTCATTCTTGCTCAAAGGCACTTCAGTCGAATGCTCCGGCTAAAAGGTTGCTTCAGTCCACATACAGACAAGAAGTCAGCAGCAGCCACAAAACGGTGCAAGAGTTTGAAATCAAAGGTGCGGAAGTGTTTTCACTTGGCTTTGTCGTGGAAGCAACTTTCGTGATGGACTCTGGAGAAAAGGTTCCCAAAGAGCCTCCAAGATCTTTGGAAACGTCATCAAGCGTCCCATCAACAGAGGCTCCATCTTTGGGGGACTGCTGATCTGAGATGTCTCCGTCCGAATTCTTGTACCACTGACACTGGAAGTCTTTCTTCCACATCTCAGCTGGGTCCGGCTCAGCTGCTTTGGTGTCTGGACCGGGCTCGTCTGTGGCTTTGGGCGCGTCCGCCTCCTGGGAAAAAAATCGTCAGCTTGAATTTATGAATAAATAGCAAtttaatcaaatgaaaatgtttgacacCAGGCTGTCACCGTGACTTTCATCGACTACTTAATGCTTTCCATTTGTAACAGGTTTTATGTCAATTTCTGTTGATGCAAAATAGTCAAATTGGGGATCAATAAGGACATGACGGCCATGCGAGAAGTGGTCGTAACCATCATCGATCACCTTTTCTGTCACCTTCTCCATCGCGTCAGCGGGCGGCGGAAGGTGGAGGTAGGCGGAACTGTCCGGATTTTGACGGACGCATCTACCTTTTCCCTCACAGAGGGAGGCTGAGCAGAGCCTGGTTGCTGTGGTTACGTTAATGGAGTAAGGTCCCAAGACCTCGCTGATGAACTCTGCCAGGTCCTGACATTCTCGCTGCAAATGAGCAGACAAACACGAGGAAACTGGTGTGTACgagcactttttttcccttttgtattATGTGATTGGAGACATGTTGGTTTTAATTCACGCTGAAAACTTCCAACACCCGCACCGACATCGAATAGTAGTGCGCCGCCAGTCCCCTACGTCCAATTTAAGATGTCAAATGTTTGCAAGCATTTTACCAGTCCTTTAAAATGTCAAAGCAAAACGAGATCGATGACGAAGTAGATGAGGTCAAAAAATAAGTTCAGTGGCCACACGTGAGTTGAATATGAATATGTCAAATCCCAGCACCGCTAACTGGAAAGGTGCTTTAATTGTTAGCAACTCTCCTCTTGCTTTTCAAAGGATGGTCCCACCTTCAAACAAAACGTCTTCTTGTCATGCATCTTCTAGCGACTTACCTCAGTCTTGGTATCAGTTCTCTGCCAGATGACCACTCCAGCTGTTCCCATGGCAGCACTTTCGCCAATGCTGCTGACCAGGTCTGCCTGGAGGGGGACAGCAACGCTGCTAACACTGGCAAAATGATTCATCTTGGCACGCCaagccccccccttttttttttttcttttctttcccagTGCAACACATCATTGGCAAATTGAACTACTGCATTTAGGGATCGCCTCTTCTTGTGGTCTTTTGAAAGCCCCggaaatgccacaaaatgtcTGCAAAGCTCTGAACAACAGAAAAGTCGCACTTTGTTGCCCTCGAGTGGCATTttagtgccaaggaactatggtggagtgaggggaggaacttccaaaagtagtgctttgctgaTATCTTTTGGCATTGACAAACGTAACGGTTACTGGCAAGATCTTCACAATCCGAACATTTCTAATCATGTGAGTCCAAATCACGAactgtactgtacacacacctGGGACAGGAAAGTGTTGGTCGAGGCGTACACACTGTTGACCAGCGGAAACACGGGAAGATCGAACGACGCTCCGGCCAGAGAGGAAACACGCAGCGCTTCCTGGATTTGATTGGACAAATAAAGTCTCGCTCCGGAGGTTCCACCCTGTATGAAAAGCAGCAAGGTTGATGAAGATTTACGTGCAGACCAGTAGAAAACCCAGAAAGGTGACATGAACATCAAGAATCTTAGCACATCAAAAGAATGACTTTCATCTTCTCCTTCCATCGTTCCATCACCGCAGCATTGCGCAAAAGTTGACCGGAGAGGTGGGCAAATCTGACGTTGGAGGGGGaaaataatttggaaaaatagGACCACACACACCAATGCATCGCAGAAAGAGGAAAAGGCCTTGAAAACATAGAAGAACGATGACTGACGTGCACAGAATACGTTTTgggtgcatgcatgcatgttcatgacaaGATCTTCTTTTGCCAAACACAAAACAGTTATGATCAACAACATTTCGTGtgtaaaaaatatcaaagtaatttttttcacattttaaaaccctactttgaaacccttaCTGttttttaaaaccctactttgacaCCCAAAccctggttgaaaaccaaactTCGAACACCTAACTGTGTTTTAAAACCGtcctttgaaacccaaaccctgGTTGAAAACCCTCATTTGAAACCCTGACCCTATTTTataaccctactttgaaacactGTGTAAccaaaccctactttgaaaccctaccCATTTTTTCAAACCATACTTTGAAAGCCTGAACCTATTTTGACACTTGAACCCTGATTTCAAACATTACTTTGACACCTAAGCCCCATTTTAAAACCCTACTATGAAACCCTAACTCTGTTTTAAAACCCTCACCCTGTTATAGagccctactttgaaacctcaATGGCTTGGAAACTGGACATGCACATGGATGGATCAAAAGTCACATTGCCCCCACCAAAGTGGGAACCACATTGGCGCACTACAAAAAGCACCACAACAGACATGCTAATTACCATTACCATTGCACTGGTGGACTGAAAGGCTAAGCTACGTGTATGGCTCTTTTAAATACACAAGGTCTAATTGCCTTTGTTTTATGTTAAGTTTGAGAATCATCACTATTTGCCAGAGTGCTGCCTcatgagttgagttcactgctacCATACAACGCAAATATCACAACCTGGTGCTTGCAAGtcagagcaacaacaacaaaaaaaagtagaatgactgcttgtatttttaaaaactttaattACTTTATCTGAAGGCACCACTCTGTTTTATGAAAAATCGTAGgtgtctgagaaaaaaaaattatatatatatatatatatatatatatatatatatatatatatatatatatatatgtttgggtttttttttcaagccatgaaAGCATCACCCACCTGAAGCTTCTCCAGAGTGAGAAGAGGGTAAAGGGCAGAGCATCGCTTCCAGAGCCACAGAAGCTCATCATTGAGGAGCTTTTCAGCAGGGGGGCACCGGCCAGTGTAATTGGCTGACGCGGTCTGGGCAGAATCGCCGTTGAAGCAGCTCGGGTAAGGGGAGACACCCCATAAAGCTTTGGGCCGCAGCCGTTTGATTTCTCTCAGGGTTTCCATCATCACTGACTGGGCGGCTGCCTCGAAGTCCACCtggaattgaaataaaattgaaataaatcagATTCAGTACAACATATTGCGAGCAGGGGACTGCTGTATTAGCATTTCTTTGACATGTttgacggtggatcagctggtaaaagcgctggcctcatagttctgaggacccaggttcgatcccggccccacctgtgtggagtttgcgtgttctccccatgcctgcgtgggtttcctccgggcactccggtttcctcccgcatcccaaaaacgtgcaacattaattggacactctaaatttcctcgaggtgtgattgtgagtgcgattgttgtctatcttgatgtgccctgcgattggctggcaaccacttaagggtgtaccctgcctcctgcccgcctccagctgggataggctccagcactgcctgtgacccctgtgaggataagtggtaaagaaaatggatggatgtatggatggagggatgtttaaaaccaaagtaaaatgtattgaaaaaaaacaataacaaaacatcCATAATCTACAAAGGCTCATTGCAGAGTTCTTGTtgactcatatatatatatatattatatatatatatatatatatatatatatacatacatacattttttttgttaatttggtATGGTCcttcaatttaaaaattacCAATTCACAATAAactcacattaattttttttatagactTGAGCTTCTAATAACGCAACATATTGTTCCAAAGGAAGCCATAAATCATTACTAGTCTGAGAACAACAGtccgtgtttttgttgtttgatgaTTCATCAGAGTTGCATCTGGACTCAGAGGGAGGCCCCCCAACAATTCTGTACCCAGCCGTTTTTATGTTTCAACTGACTAACTGATGACGGAACTCTGATATTAGTTAGGTTTTTGATACATATACAGAAGGTTTTTACTTTGTATCATTGCAATGATACAgcttttttaaactcatttttatgCGAGCTAAATCCTTTCAATGATCAATTCCCTTCACAAATTTTGCTTTGGACCAAATCTCTTAATGGTGGCAAATGGCAGGGATGGCTGCATTGCTGTAATACTAATGTTTAAATACATGATATTAAATTTGTGTCATTTCTTAGCTGgtacaggctccagcacatttgcaacccttgtgaggataagcagcttagagaatggctggatggatgtcttGCTTTATCAATTCGCATACTCtcatttcttcaaaaaaagtccatccatctattatctgtacctttcatcctcactagggtagcAGGCGCACCACTGATCGGGAGTACAGatggctgcgattggctgacaactagttcagggtgtaccccgtgtCAAAAAATAACCTGAAAATGCAAACACATATTTTGGGAGCACATGAAATGTTTGGAGGGCATGCGCATAGCGTCAGAATTCTAATAGTTGGATGATGATGCACAATTCAGAAGCAGCGGCTCCTGCAGTAAACGCAGACACCTTCATTAATAGCAGTTTCCcctgcttgtttttttctctaGCTGCAGttaaacagaaaaacagatgtGGAACTATAGTACAGAAGCCACTAATGGAGTGGGGGGAAATCTCTTTTCCgattaaaagaataataatgattgaaaaaagatgaattttcCAGGCCTAACCtagcgtgcatgttttttttttggatcgaGAAGAAACCGGACCGGGTGGAAAAACACCAATGCAAGAACAAAGCAAACAAGTAAAGGGGAGATTTTAACTCGGgacctctcaactgtgaggTGGACATACTAATCACTATACCAACGCGCTGCCCCTGATCTAACCAAGTCAATAGAATTACACTAAAGATCATCTCAATATTACatcaacttaaaaaaacaatgttttactgtccaattaatgtttgcatgtttttgggatgtgggaggaaactggagtgacctGAGAAAACTGCAGTATTCAAAACATAAATATTGCTTAAATGCAGTTCCTTTCCATCACACTATATAGTTTGGTCTAAGGCCTACGGTGGAAGGCCCCGTAGAGTACACTGAACAGGTCGCCAATCACAGGACGCATGTAGACGGACGATTTACACTCAAACCTATGACACATTTTGACAATTAAAAGTCTTTAACGAACCGAGCATGCTTGGTTTtcaaatgcaggaggaaactTGAGTATCTAGAGCAAACTCACGCAAGGGCAGCGAGAACAAATTAATTCCAATTTGAACCTCGTCTTTAGAACTGTTAATGATGTGCTAATCACTCTCTCGCTGTGGCACCCTTCTTACCCGTGACCACTTCTCCACCTCCTCCGGAGTCCAGTTAGGGAAAAAGGCCTTCAGCAAGTTCCTCGATGCCTCCTGATACACGGCCTTCTTCTCTCGATTTCTCAACCACTGCGGGAGCCACTCGGCCCAGTGCACCACTCCCAGGCCGAGGTACCTGGGCATAGGTAAAGCTGCATCTAAATCCATCTGAATTTTCTCAAGATGGCTGTCCAGCCGTGTGTGCTGTGGTAAGCCTCCATTGACCAATGTGTCTTTGTCTATAAAATACGGGTAACTTCCAAGCGTGTCCTCGTAGAAGACGGCCACACGGCCCTCGCGCTCCATCCCAAAAGATCCTGGATCGGGCCTCATGGAGCAGCTGGCGTCAGGGATGCCCCAGAAAATGATAAAAGGCTGTCCCGAGAGAAGAGGTGGGCGAGCTCGCTGTGGCGGACCAGCTGTACTGAGGCCAGCTAGCAGTAAGACGAGGAGGGCCAGCGGAACCGTTCTCTGTCCTAGAAGGCCAGCTGAAGAGTAAAAGGTAGCCCATAGCTTAGtcctgtatttaaaaagtgGCCATTTTGCCTTCACATTCAGTAGGGGGTTGGTCCACTTGGCCATTTGAGCTGTTGAGTGTCAGGCTCTCACTCCTCACTCCGCCATGCTTCTGAAAACAAtcatcagaaaaacaaaaaacttaaaAGTCATCATCAAGGTATTGAGGATGATAGCGCAACATTATGTGCAATTTGTTGCTGAGATGGTATATCCTCCTCAAATTCACTTTCCTTTGGACACctcagtttcattttttttccaattcatttattttcaggaTGTTATTTTATCTTACTTCAGTCCTGATATAAATGATTTAAGTTTAATCCCATAAACAGCAGGttcattatttgattttttttttcataacaaaaacaaaaataaaaaatcatctCTACATAACACCATGGGAGGGAAAAGTAGGTggaattccatttatttattttttcataaaatgtggTCTAATTGCAAGAATAAAAACACACCTAAACTAATAAAACgggaaaatgtttacattttttctagAGAAAATGTGAACATTCACAGGACTGGGATGAAAAAGTAAGTGAACCCGTGGCCATAAAAAC
This DNA window, taken from Syngnathoides biaculeatus isolate LvHL_M chromosome 2, ASM1980259v1, whole genome shotgun sequence, encodes the following:
- the si:dkey-72l14.3 gene encoding glyco_hydro_56 domain-containing protein isoform X3 — encoded protein: MAKWTNPLLNVKAKWPLFKYRTKLWATFYSSAGLLGQRTVPLALLVLLLAGLSTAGPPQRARPPLLSGQPFIIFWGIPDASCSMRPDPGSFGMEREGRVAVFYEDTLGSYPYFIDKDTLVNGGLPQHTRLDSHLEKIQMDLDAALPMPRYLGLGVVHWAEWLPQWLRNREKKAVYQEASRNLLKAFFPNWTPEEVEKWSRVDFEAAAQSVMMETLREIKRLRPKALWGVSPYPSCFNGDSAQTASANYTGRCPPAEKLLNDELLWLWKRCSALYPLLTLEKLQGGTSGARLYLSNQIQEALRVSSLAGASFDLPVFPLVNSVYASTNTFLSQTWSAALAKVLPWEQLEWSSGRELIPRLRRRTRPKPQTSPVQTPKQLSRTQLRCGRKTSSVSGTRIRTETSQISSPPKMEPLLMGRLMTFPKILEALWEPFLQSPSRKLLPRQSQVKTLPHL
- the si:dkey-72l14.3 gene encoding glyco_hydro_56 domain-containing protein isoform X1 produces the protein MAKWTNPLLNVKAKWPLFKYRTKLWATFYSSAGLLGQRTVPLALLVLLLAGLSTAGPPQRARPPLLSGQPFIIFWGIPDASCSMRPDPGSFGMEREGRVAVFYEDTLGSYPYFIDKDTLVNGGLPQHTRLDSHLEKIQMDLDAALPMPRYLGLGVVHWAEWLPQWLRNREKKAVYQEASRNLLKAFFPNWTPEEVEKWSRVDFEAAAQSVMMETLREIKRLRPKALWGVSPYPSCFNGDSAQTASANYTGRCPPAEKLLNDELLWLWKRCSALYPLLTLEKLQGGTSGARLYLSNQIQEALRVSSLAGASFDLPVFPLVNSVYASTNTFLSQADLVSSIGESAAMGTAGVVIWQRTDTKTERECQDLAEFISEVLGPYSINVTTATRLCSASLCEGKGRCVRQNPDSSAYLHLPPPADAMEKVTEKEADAPKATDEPGPDTKAAEPDPAEMWKKDFQCQWYKNSDGDISDQQSPKDGASVDGTLDDVSKDLGGSLGTFSPESITKVASTTKPSENTSAPLISNSCTVLWLLLTSCLYVD
- the si:dkey-72l14.3 gene encoding glyco_hydro_56 domain-containing protein isoform X2, coding for MAKWTNPLLNVKAKWPLFKYRTKLWATFYSSAGLLGQRTVPLALLVLLLAGLSTAGPPQRARPPLLSGQPFIIFWGIPDASCSMRPDPGSFGMEREGRVAVFYEDTLGSYPYFIDKDTLVNGGLPQHTRLDSHLEKIQMDLDAALPMPRYLGLGVVHWAEWLPQWLRNREKKAVYQEASRNLLKAFFPNWTPEEVEKWSRVDFEAAAQSVMMETLREIKRLRPKALWGVSPYPSCFNGDSAQTASANYTGRCPPAEKLLNDELLWLWKRCSALYPLLTLEKLQGGTSGARLYLSNQIQEALRVSSLAGASFDLPVFPLVNSVYASTNTFLSQADLVSSIGESAAMGTAGVVIWQRTDTKTEEADAPKATDEPGPDTKAAEPDPAEMWKKDFQCQWYKNSDGDISDQQSPKDGASVDGTLDDVSKDLGGSLGTFSPESITKVASTTKPSENTSAPLISNSCTVLWLLLTSCLYVD